The proteins below are encoded in one region of Oncorhynchus masou masou isolate Uvic2021 chromosome 15, UVic_Omas_1.1, whole genome shotgun sequence:
- the LOC135555217 gene encoding uncharacterized protein LOC135555217, translating to MEHMKENHLWPPIPTQWSLPSSPYPAFPTQRSLPSVPYPAVPTQRTLPSVPYPAVPTQRSLPSGPYPAVLTQRSQPSGPYPAFPTQRSLPSGPNPAVPTQRSLPSGPYPAVLTQQSLPSGPNPAVPTQWSQPSLPNPAAPTQQSLPSGPYPTVLTQRSLPSVPYPAVPTQRSLPSGPYPAFPSQRSLPSCPYSAFPTQRSLPNGPYPAFPTQRSLPSGPYPAVPTRRSLLGGPYLAVPTQRSLPSCPYSAFPTQWSLPSCPYPAVPTRRSLPVPTQRSSRAHCHPMER from the coding sequence ATGGAGCACATGAAGGAAAACCATCTATGGCCCCCAATCCCTACCCAGTGGTCCTTACCCAGCAGTCCTTACCCAGCGTTCCCTACCCAGCGGTCCCTACCCAGCGTTCCTTACCCAGCGGTCCCTACCCAGCGGACCCTACCCAGCGTTCCCTACCCAGCGGTCCCCACCCAGCGTTCCTTACCCAGCGGTCCTTACCCAGCGGTCCTTACCCAGCGGTCCCAACCCAGCGGTCCCTACCCAGCGTTCCCTACCCAGCGGTCCCTACCCAGTGGTCCCAACCCAGCGGTCCCAACCCAGCGGTCCCTACCCAGCGGTCCCTACCCAGCGGTCCTTACCCAGCAGTCCCTACCTAGCGGTCCCAACCCAGCCGTCCCTACCCAGTGGTCCCAACCCAGCCTTCCCAACCCAGCGGCCCCTACCCAGCAGTCCCTACCCAGCGGTCCCTACCCAACGGTCCTTACCCAGCGTTCCCTTCCCAGCGTTCCCTACCCAGCTGTCCCTACTCAGCGTTCCCTACCCAGTGGTCCTTACCCAGCGTTCCCTTCCCAGCGTTCCCTACCCAGCTGTCCCTACTCAGCGTTCCCTACCCAGCGGTCCCTACCCAACGGTCCTTACCCAGCGTTCCCTACTCAGCGTTCCCTACCCAGTGGTCCCTACCCGGCGGTCCCTACCCGGCGGTCCCTACTCGGCGGTCCCTACCTGGCGGTCCCTACCCAGCGTTCCCTACCCAGCTGTCCCTACTCAGCGTTCCCTACCCAGTGGTCCCTACCCAGCTGTCCCTACCCGGCGGTCCCTACTCGGCGGTCCCTACCTGTCCCTACCCAGCGGTCTAGTAGAGCCCACTGTCACCCTATGGAGCGATGA
- the LOC135555347 gene encoding leucine-rich repeat-containing protein 4B-like, which produces MRITTVTCLPCPSPLLLLLVQLLLRLLLSGPEFVEAASPCPTHCSCSNQASRVICTRQSLDGVPESISVNTRYLNLQENSIEVIKSDTFKHLRHLEILQLSKNKISQIEVGAFNGLPNLNTLELFDNRLTLVPSQAFEYLSKLRELWLRNNPIETLPGYAFHRVPSLRRLDLGELKKLDYISDAAFVGLVNLRYLNLGMCGLKDIPNLTALVRLEELELSGNRLEIIRPGSFQGLVSLRKLWLMHSQVKVIERNAFDDLKNLEELNLSHNSLHSLPHDLFTPLHQLERVHLNHNPWVCNCDVLWLSWWLKETVPSNTTCCARCHAPPGLKGRYIGELDQSHFTCYAPVIVEPPTDLNVTEGMAAELKCRTGTTMTSVNWLTPNGTLMTHGSYRVRISVLHDGTLNFTNVTLRDTGQYTCMVTNSAGNTTATAVLNVTAADVGVSYFTTVTVETVEPNEGPTVYAGVMNSHNESYVITPSGHQWRGGLPTTASSLSAWSLSSSRATRPTFTVPITAETGYSGLDDVMKTTKIIIGCFVAITFMAAVMLVVFYKLRKQHQLHKHHGPARAIEIINVEDEIGAGAGGRGSGISGGGTVSRDGGGGGGVGGGQSLRMHHPEMVNLPNLARQEHLNHYYKAHHFNNNMMGLGMGLNNNNNPSLSPCSQSTPNSCAQGPTSTSGGTPTGGLLPSPVPLPQLGIHSSLKGLMGKGQNPQIEPLLFKSGSKENVQETQI; this is translated from the exons ATGCGCATCACCACGGTGACCTGCcttccctgcccctctcccctcctcctcctattggtcCAGCTGCTACTGCGGCTCCTCCTCTCTGGGCCAGAATTTGTAGAGGCCGCCTCCCCCTGCCCCACCCATTGCAGCTGCTCCAATCAGGCCAGTCGAGTCATCTGTACAAGACAGAGTCTGGATGGGGTGCCTGAGAGCATATCAGTCAACACACGATACCTCAACCTGCAGGAGAATTCAATAGAG gTTATCAAGTCAGACACCTTCAAGCACTTGAGGCACCTTGAGATCCTGCAGCTGTCTAAGAACAAAATCAGTCAGATTGAGGTGGGAGCATTCAATGGCCTGCCCAACCTCAATACGCTGGAGCTGTTCGACAACCGCCTCACCCTGGTCCCCTCACAGGCCTTTGAGTACCTCAGCAAGCTGCGGGAGCTGTGGTTACGGAACAACCCCATCGAGACGCTGCCGGGCTACGCCTTCCACCGCGTGCCCTCGCTGCGCCGGCTGGACCTGGGAGAGCTCAAGAAGCTGGACTACATCTCAGACGCCGCCTTCGTGGGCCTGGTCAACCTGCGCTACCTGAACCTGGGCATGTGTGGTCTGAAGGACATCCCCAACCTGACGGCCCTGGTGCGTCTGGAGGAGCTGGAGCTGTCTGGGAACCGTCTGGAGATCATCCGGCCTGGCTCTTTCCAGGGCCTGGTGTCTCTCCGTAAGCTGTGGCTCATGCACTCGCAAGTGAAGGTCATCGAGCGCAACGCCTTCGACGACCTGAAGAACCTGGAGGAGCTCAACCTTTCCCACAACTCCCTGCACTCGCTGCCCCATGACCTCTTCACCCCGCTGCACCAGCTGGAGCGGGTGCACCTCAACCACAACCCCTGGGTGTGCAACTGTGACGTGCTGTGGCTCAGCTGGTGGCTGAAGGAGACGGTGCCCAGTAACACTACGTGCTGCGCCCGCTGCCACGCTCCACCCGGCCTGAAGGGCAGGTACATCGGGGAGCTGGACCAGAGCCACTTCACCTGCTACGCTCCCGTCATCGTGGAGCCGCCCACCGACCTCAACGTTACCGAGGGCATGGCTGCAGAGCTGAAGTGTCGCACGGGCACCACCATGACCTCGGTCAACTGGCTCACGCCCAACGGCACCCTGATGACCCACGGCTCCTACCGGGTCCGGATCTCCGTGCTGCACGACGGTACGCTCAACTTTACCAACGTCACGCTGAGGGACACGGGTCAGTACACCTGCATGGTGACCAACTCGGCTGGCAACACCACGGCAACCGCCGTGCTTAATGTCACTGCCGCCGACGTTGGCGTCAGCTACTTCACTACTGTCACCGTGGAAACGGTGGAGCCCAACGAGGGCCCGACAGTCTACGCGGGCGTCATGAACAGCCACAACGAGTCATACGTCATTACCCCGTCTGGCCACCAGTGGAGGGGGGGGCTCCCTACCACCGCCTCCTCCCTGTCAGCCTGGTCCTTGTCCTCATCCCGGGCCACCCGGCCCACCTTTACTGTGCCCATCACTGCCGAGACGGGCTATTCTGGCCTTGATGACGTGATGAAGACCACCAAGATCATCATTGGCTGCTTTGTGGCCATTACCTTCATGGCAGCCGTGATGCTGGTGGTCTTCTACAAGCTGAGGAAGCAGCACCAGCTGCACAAGCACCACGGCCCCGCCCGCGCCATCGAGATCATCAACGTGGAGGACGAGATTGGCGCCGGTGCTGGTGGACGCGGGAGCGGCATCTCAGGGGGCGGCACCGTCTCTCGGGATggaggcggagggggaggagtaggaggagggcaGAGCCTGAGGATGCATCACCCGGAGATGGTCAACCTGCCCAACCTGGCCAGACAGGAGCACCTCAACCACTACTACAAGGCCCATCACTTCAACAACAACATGATGGGCCTGGGCATGggcctcaacaacaacaacaacccctccctctccccctgttcccAGAGCACCCCCAACTCCTGCGCACAGGGGCCCACCTCCACCAGTGGTGGCACCCCCACGGGTGGCTTGCTGCCCTCCCCTGTGCCCCTGCCCCAGCTGGGCATCCACAGCTCTCTGAAGGGGCTCATGGGGAAAGGCCAGAACCCTCAGATCGAGCCTCTGCTCTTCAAGAGTGGCTCCAAGGAGAATGTGCAAGAGACTCAGatctga